The Neoarius graeffei isolate fNeoGra1 chromosome 1, fNeoGra1.pri, whole genome shotgun sequence region ATGCTCTGAGCCAATCaggacacactgtactgctctcagccaatcactaCACACTTTACTcctctcagccaatcacaacacactgtactgctctcagccaatcacgacacactgtactgctctcagccaatcacgacacactgtactgctctcagccaatcacgaCACACTGTaccgctctcagccaatcacgacacactgtactgctctcagccaatcacgacacactgtactgctctcagccaatcatgaCACActttactgctctcagccaatcacgaTACActttactgctctcagccaatcacgaTACACTTTACTCCTCTGAGCCAATCacgacacactgtactgctctcagccaatcacgaTACACTTTACTCCTCTGAGCCAATCacgacacactgtactgctctcagccaatcacgacacactgtactgctctcagccaatcacgacacactgtactgctctcagccaatcacaacacactgtactgctctcagccaacacaacactgtactgctctcagccaatcacgatacacagtactgctctcagccaatcacaacacacggtactgctctcagccaatcacaacacacggtactgctctcagccaacacaacacactgtactgctctcagccaatcacaacactgtactgctctcagccaatcacgacacactgtactgctctcagccaatcacgacacactgtactgctctcagccaatcacgatacacagtactgctctcagccaatcacaacacacggtactgctctcagccaatcacaacacactgtactcctctcagccaatcacaacacactgtactgctctcagccaatcacaacacactgtactgctctcagccaacacaacacactgtactgctctcagccaatcacaacactgtactgctctcagccaatcacgatacacagtactgctctcagccaatcacaacacacggtactgctctcagccaatcagaaggcAGTATTAGTGTTCGGTTCTCGTACAGAGGGAAGTTGGCCGAATTTCTTCGTGGTGTTTGGTTGTTGTTTATTCTTTAATTTCTCGAGAACCGCCTGCAGAGCCTCGATCTGAAAAACACACAGAACCACAGAAACATCTGgagatttttaaatatatttatttatatacatattcatcacaaatgtatttattccaaatcaatgaattaataaattatttcatcacttaacaaataaaaataaattgattATTTattctataaataaataaataaataatgcagtTTATCAATTTAGTCTTTCAGGAATATATTTAATTATACTTCATTAATTCTATTAAAATATGAATTTAAATCAATCAGGCGACTAATTAATtggtttatttttactttttttaattGATCTAGCTTTATCAATTTGTTTTAAAAATTTTATTCAGTTCAAATAATCATTCAATTCATTACTTAAATCACTGATTTGTTTACATTGTTGTCTTTGTGTTATACaccctcactgtccactttattaggaacccctgTACGTTCATGCAGTTCTCTGATCAGCGGATCCTGCGGCGGCAGCACAGTGTATAAACTCTCACAGGacgagagcttcagttaacgttcacaccaaacatcagaatgaaggaaCATCTGATCTCTGGGACTCTGATCGCGGCTGGGTGTCGGTGCCAGatggtttgagtttttcagaatctgctgatctcctgagattttcacacaggacTGTCTGTAGAGTTCCAcagaacagttctgtgggtggaaacgccgtgATGGTGAGGGATCAGAGGAGAACGAtcagggtgggtttcccaaaagcatcgtggcacaaatcatcgttaaatggtagagcaagcatcacaatgaacgctctctctcctagttaagatgctcttagcgttaagaggcttttgggaaacccaccacagactggtctgagctgacaggaaggagaCACTCACtcagataatcactctttacaaccgtgatgagcagaaaagcatctcagcaagaaCAACACctcgaaccttgaggtggatgagctccaagagcagaagaccatcaggttcctctcctgtcagccaGGAACAGGACTCTGAGACCATCATCATGAGCACAgactctcacacaccacacacgcgcacacacacacacacactggacagatgaagatgtttgatgtgaacattaactgaagctcttgtccTTTATCTGTGTGAGTTTATACGCTGTGCTGCTGTcacaggattgtgtgtgtgtgtgtgtgtgtgtgtgttctcaccaGGTCTTTCTCCTGTTGGGTTTTGATGATGGCCATGCGTACAGAGCGCCGCTCCAGCGACTCGTCACAGCACGAGAGAACAGCTGACAGGCAGAAGGTGGCGCTGATGAGGACGAGGAAGATGCTGGTCATGTTGATGATGATCACattaacaatgtgtgtgtgtggtgaaacTGGGGCTGATACTGCAGCGCTGTGACTCTTTATACCCGCCCTGACGCCAGATTATAAAATATTCATTCTGACCCGTCACCTGTCACTCAGAGCTTCCACTCGGGCCACGCCCCAAACGCAGTTTAGGGGTTATGAGAACGTGCAGAGAAAAATCACTagtcattaatataaacctgttagAGAAAACATTagcagcaccttctgaccaatcagagtccagaactcagcagcgcTGTGGGATAAACGAGACTATGAcctcaatcatcatcatcatcatcggttATCTCAGTACAGATGGAATTCATTTCATTCATCGAATATCTTTATATCAGATCCGCTGAACATGGTTCGGAtaatgaaagctgattggctgatCCTGTTTGTCACCATAGCAGCTGGTGGTCAATAAAACAAACTAAAGGCTCTACATTAGACTTTAATTATAGATAAATGTCTATGATAATCTGTAATGGATACGATTTTTATCATCGTGAAAATAGCAGATTATGTTCAGATCACAGAACGTCATCTACAGCATGGATAATATTTGAAAGAGAAACCGGAGACATTACCCCGAGCGGGACATGTCTCCTGTTCAGTGTTGACTGTGGTGTGATTGGGGTCAGGAGCACATGATGAAGGTCAGATGATGCTTTGGTGACTCAGACGTCTGGAGGTGAAAATGGTGACGGAGGTGTCGGGGTGTCGATGGCCCTATAAACACACACTGCGTCACCATTTTCACTGACGACTTACCTCTGATCTCACAGCAGTGTGCAGCAGGAACTTTTACCTTTTCGGCATATTTTTCAAATTCAGCAGCGTACATGATCACAGAGCAGCTTCACAGAAACCCGGAATGAGATTTAGGTGACAGAAAAACTTCCTgatacgacatgaggaagaaacctggagaggaaccagactccaacGTGAACTTCCTCATCACACGCCATTGTAGTGCACTGCGCAATCAAACAACCATCACTGTGTGAGGAGCATCATCAGAGTTCGAACGTTCACTTTAGTGTAACTGAAGTTATCATCCGCCAGTTGAGAGTAAACAGCGAGTGCAGTCTTTAAGCTTTCCAAGAAATAActatttcatcatcatcatcatgagcaGAAGCAGCGACTGATTCTCAAACGATTCTGAAGTCAGTTTTCTAACAAGTTGCTGCTGTGGCCTGGATGGCACACGAACACCTCTCTGAAGGGTTACGCTCTTATTGTTGCACTGCTATTTGCAACACACCAAAGTTTTGTCTGGGCTGCTCTACAGCGCCGAGACCTTGGCCACCCGTGTTCTCAACTTCGAGACCCATACCCTCAGGACCATTGAGGGGGTGCGTTGGTGCGACCGTGTCTCCAATGAGGCGCTCCACCAGAGGACTAACCAATCAAATATCCTCCACACCATCACACAGCGCCATGTTCATTGGCTCAGACACATCCTGCGCTGCACAGATGACCAGCACACACGAGTTTGATCCGCCAGCGGTGGGATGGACACGCCCTCGCGGCCAACCTGTTGGAATGATGTCATTCGTCAAGACCTTCTGCAGATCATTTTGAGGCTGAAGGACGTCCAGCCAAGACCATGAGAGATGGAGGAGTTCGGTGTCACTTGTGGGCTCAACACCATGCTGGCATGAGGTTTAGGAGGAGGAGGTTATTTGCGAAACGAGACAGAAGAGGCTCACCCTGATGTCGGACCGCCGTGGCTTCACAAAGCACAAAACCGTAGTGCAACAGTACAACACTATGAAACTGTGTCATAATCAATTCTAATGTGTTTATCACCAGCTGCATTACATCACACTGATTACATCATCGAGCAGAGCTCTGGAGGATCTCCAACATGTCCTTTTCTGTCATTGGCTCTTTGACGTCGAGAtattttttactttactccccaaggTGAAAAGTGATCGCGCTGCATAAAATAAAGTACAAAATAAAATACAGTGGTGTTACACTAACATGATCTACAGAAACATTGCAGCTAGCTTGATTAGCAGGTTAGCGTGTAAGCTAGCAGGCACTGAGGTGTATTTATTAGCGGCAGGAAATCAGAATACCAAAACTTACATCATTACCATTCATAATTTCACTCTGATTGCAATTAGAGTAATTTAGCTCTTCTAAATCAGAATCGAAATCATGGTAGAAGTACcatgagaaaaagaaagaaccACCCACAACCCCTCCCACTCCGATTAGTATTGGGCTAAAGAAGATttacattaacagcatttagcagacgctcttatccagagcgatgtacaacacacccagagcagcctggggggcaggtgggggttcggtgccttgctcaagggcacttcagccattcctgctggtccagggaatcaaaccagcaacctttcgatcctaaagctgcttctctaagctTCCCCGAATTAATAAATAAgatgaaacaaaacaaaccagggcTTCGACTCTACAGCGAGTTAAAGTACATGAGAAACAATAGCTGGTATGTTTTTCAGTTTCCTTTGACTGAGTAGCTCATTGTGGCGTCTGAGACACAGTTGGTGGTCTGGAGGATTTCCAAGAAACAACAGACGACGTCTGGCTATGAAACGCGTAAAGGTCAGAGGATCGAATGACCTTATGTTTAACTGAGATAagtaaaagtgagtttttcatgatATGTCCCCTTTAAAAGCAGAATACCTGGGTAGTGAACTGCGTTATAGACTTCCACAAGTCATGGAGCCAATTTATGTTGAAACTTCTGGAAAAATTCAACTGGGCCAGGAGCTTGATCACTCTGCGTGGCCATAATCACACATACCATGATAAATAAGTTATAAAAAATAGTAGACGAACGTGCAGGAGGACTCTTTAATCTGCAGCGTGACGTCTCAGACGCCTTAATCTCCATGTTCACAATAAGAACTATGAGAGCGCACCAGGAAGTGTTCGGCTTCATCCGAGCTACGGAGGTCAAACCCAGTCTGCAGATCCAATCAGAGCTGTAAGAGTTGCGGAGATGAGCTGTTTAACTCACTAAACGATCAACCTTTAAAATACTTGAAGATGGATCcatcttttacaaccccgattccaaaaaagttgggacaaagtacaaattgtaaataaaaacggaatgcaataatttacaaatctcaaaaactgatattgtattcacaatagaacatagacaacatatcaaatgtcgaaagtgagacattttgaaatttcatgccaaatattggctcatttgaaatttcatgacagcaacacatctcaaaaaagttgggacaggggcaataagaggctggaaaagttaaaggtacaaaaaaggaacagctggaggaccaaattgcaactcattaggtcaattggcaataggtcattaacatgactgggtataaaaagagcatcttggagtggcagcggctctcagaagtaaagatgggaagaggatcaccaatccccctaattctgcgccgacaaatagtggagcaatatcagaaaggagttcgacagtgtaaaattgcaaagagtttgaacatatcatcatctacagtgcataatatcatcaaaagattcagagaatctggaagaatctctgtgcgtaagggtcaaggccggaaaaccatactgggtgcccgtgatcttcgggcccttagacggcactgcatcacatacaggtagtgttgccacctgtcccggtttttcctgattgtcccggattttcatggtctgtcccggaaaaaaaaaaaaaatccgggacactgaatgtcccggttttttgtacataatgggcaaaatgtgtatttcaacttgcgagccagctgagaaccagtttgcttttccaagctcaccgtgctaagcggagccacgtcattacgtcgctgaatacgtcattacgtcactgtatacgtcacttacattgctgtatacgtcagttatggcgctacgtttgcataaaccttggcgcaaatatcgaagcaaaaacaacacggaagaagcagcagcagcagcaacaacaacaataataataataatggatgacttcgcgtttgtacagctgctgcttctcatcgcctaaaaatggcgatctttcgcagtctttttattgttgttggtcttaacaactccgcccccccgctgacgtaagcggttctttcctctggcccagcagagagttggtgctagcctggaaccggtttttctggccccagagccagttctttgtcagtggaaacagaaaacctggttccaaactaaacactggccccgaaccagccctggaactgctttggtggaaaaggggcaatggaggatgcttggattgataaaagaaacagactctctgttggaatggtgaaggctgagcttcaagtcaggctaaactttcagttgtcctgtactgagttcaagacattcattgaaaatcagccaggactcatagcagcagcaaagaaaaacaccaaatataaatggaagattaggtaaggttttggtgaattaaatgaaatagtgtagtgtagtacatactcctgtatgtgcccagttatatcagttacatgtcctcctatgtatttgtttagccaagaccaGCAGAGGCACagacaagcacaagcaaagcacacaccacactctaagcaatcaggtaagctgtttgacactacaccttacattgttacattcaggtattcttagatacaatgaaaaattaattatttatttttattccacataagcaaacaaacagaacttaattacagtatgtattccccttttacctgtgcccactactgccccaggtgtccacaaccaaaaactgttggaaataaaccaaaataatgaagacctgctatattatgtaaagcaattaactaaacaaataactagcaaaagcgtcatttttactaattagagcaatacaatttcagcatagaagggcgatttttgtcttgggttagatgtgcgaagggagccgttgcttacaagcaaaaaggtcggttGGATGGtcaaaatgtccaggatttttgtcagacacaggtggcaaccctacatacaggcatgcttctgtattggaagtcacaaaatgggctcaggaatatttccagagaacattatctgtgaacacaattcaccgtgccatccgccgttgccagctaaaactctatagttcaaagaagaagccgtagctaaacatgatccagaagcgcagacgtcttctctgggccaaggctcatttaaaatggactgtggcaaagtggaaaactgttctgtggtcagatgaatcaaaatttgaagttctttatggaaatcagggatgccgtgtcattcggactaaagaggagaaggacgacccgagttgttatcagcgctcagttcagaagcctgcatctctgatggtatggggttgcattagtgcgtgtggcatgggcagcttacacatctggaaagacaccatcaatgctgaaaggtatatccaggttctaaagcaacatatgctcccatccagacgacgtctctttcagggaagaccttgcattttccaacatgacaatgccaaaccacatactgcatcaattacagcatcatggctgcgtagaagaagggtccgggtactgaactggccagcctgcagtccagatctttcacccatagaaaacatttggcgcatcataaaacagaagatacgacaaaaaagacctaagacagttgagcaactagaatcctacattagacaagaatgggtt contains the following coding sequences:
- the LOC132886351 gene encoding cocaine- and amphetamine-regulated transcript protein-like; this encodes MTSIFLVLISATFCLSAVLSCCDESLERRSVRMAIIKTQQEKDLIEALQAVLEKLKNKQQPNTTKKFGQLPSCDVGEQCAARKGARVGKLCGCPPGSTCDFFIMKCL